The following proteins are co-located in the Fusobacteria bacterium ZRK30 genome:
- a CDS encoding phage major tail tube protein produces MNGFPISLQGFSMYMNALREVGVVDLELPNIQFMTDTVTGSGIAGELEVPIAGLTKSMGMKIKKRAVNSQFTTLLAPITHQLAFRGNLQMADPGSPIGRMRNRKIRIMAKVTPKNKNLGKAETAKAMDTESEFEVISLRVFIDEVETLHIDKLNNKFVVDGINYLDNDDFL; encoded by the coding sequence ATGAATGGATTTCCAATATCCCTACAGGGATTTAGTATGTATATGAATGCATTAAGAGAAGTGGGAGTTGTAGATTTAGAGCTCCCTAATATCCAATTTATGACCGATACAGTTACAGGTTCTGGAATAGCAGGAGAGTTAGAAGTTCCTATTGCCGGGTTAACTAAATCTATGGGGATGAAAATAAAGAAAAGAGCAGTTAACAGCCAATTTACAACACTTCTTGCCCCCATTACTCATCAGCTTGCTTTTAGAGGTAATCTTCAAATGGCTGATCCAGGAAGCCCAATAGGAAGGATGAGAAATAGAAAAATTAGAATTATGGCTAAGGTGACTCCTAAGAATAAAAACTTAGGGAAAGCAGAGACAGCTAAAGCTATGGATACAGAGAGTGAATTTGAAGTAATTAGTTTAAGAGTATTTATAGATGAGGTAGAAACACTTCATATAGATAAACTTAACAATAAATTTGTAGTAGATGGGATCAATTATCTTGATAATGACGATTTTCTATAA
- a CDS encoding SPFH domain-containing protein: MIVDGKKFSAVVVIVIMAILMTFKSCHRISAGYVGVVYSPNGGVQEKVLTQGYNFINPFKNVTEYTIGTEQAYLSADERDGSEDNDSFMVPTSDGKMVNVDLEYSYRYDENKVAKIFTRFKGKSGDIIQNTYTRVKIKAYVSEVTSKFSVLDIYGSKRAELNLGTYQHIKDKFAKDGIIIESVNFSRIGLDPATATVIQQRVNTQQELERQKIEKQKAQIEAERNAIQEQGKAKVKLIQATAEAEKILTVAKAQAKANDLKKKSLSSELIKYEQTLRWDGQLPKVTSGGNPLIDIRN, from the coding sequence ATGATAGTTGATGGAAAAAAGTTTAGCGCAGTAGTAGTGATAGTAATTATGGCCATATTAATGACGTTTAAATCATGTCACAGAATATCTGCAGGTTATGTAGGTGTTGTTTACAGCCCTAATGGAGGAGTCCAAGAAAAGGTATTAACACAAGGATACAACTTTATCAATCCATTTAAAAATGTAACTGAATATACCATAGGAACAGAACAGGCATATTTATCTGCAGATGAAAGGGATGGATCTGAAGATAATGATTCGTTTATGGTCCCTACCTCAGATGGAAAGATGGTTAATGTAGATTTAGAGTATTCATATAGATATGATGAAAATAAGGTGGCTAAGATCTTTACAAGGTTTAAAGGTAAAAGCGGAGACATTATTCAAAACACATATACCAGAGTAAAGATAAAAGCATATGTATCTGAAGTAACTTCTAAATTTAGTGTCCTTGATATTTATGGTTCTAAGCGGGCAGAGTTAAATTTAGGGACCTACCAGCATATCAAAGATAAGTTTGCTAAAGATGGGATAATCATTGAATCTGTAAATTTCTCAAGAATAGGGTTAGATCCTGCTACAGCAACTGTTATACAGCAAAGAGTAAATACCCAACAAGAGTTAGAAAGACAAAAGATAGAGAAACAAAAAGCTCAAATTGAAGCTGAAAGAAATGCTATCCAGGAACAAGGAAAAGCTAAAGTTAAATTAATTCAAGCAACAGCTGAAGCAGAGAAAATATTAACTGTAGCTAAAGCCCAGGCTAAAGCTAACGATCTTAAGAAAAAATCTTTATCCAGTGAATTAATTAAATATGAACAAACCTTAAGGTGGGATGGGCAGCTGCCTAAAGTAACTTCTGGAGGTAATCCACTAATAGATATTAGAAACTAA
- a CDS encoding phage tail sheath family protein has protein sequence MGTINHGVKTSETSTSMASVIESGNCAVIIGTAPVNLAKSPKINTPVLCYSEKEAIEAFGYSDDWANYTLCEAIDVFFRLFKVGPVVFINVLDPATHKEAVADTAITFTKKKGTITDKGILLPSLALKQSDDTVVPKDKYTAVFNEDGSVSIIITDTALAGTLNTGKVSYDKLKPSLVTETDIIGGIDTTTLVTKGISLINQIFPKYNKVPNIGLAPGWTDKSKVMTSLVSAMKSINEVFTGIALADIDSTTIDKYNKVTAWKNDNSYIHENLYNFWPMGLIDKTLYHISTLAAASMYAVDTKNGDIPYESPSNKPLNITGICLKNKTEVDLLLTQADYLNDNGIATSINFNAGWRLWGNRTGCYPANRDIKDNTISCKRMFIWDNNNFTLTYWLDVDKPANNKLMDKIVDSYNDYYNGLVTTGAILGGRIEFNKQDNPTTKLMDGKYNFKRYMTPVGVAEKIESALEYDTEYLKKLFGGGK, from the coding sequence ATGGGAACTATAAATCATGGAGTAAAAACAAGTGAAACTTCTACCTCTATGGCTAGTGTAATAGAAAGTGGTAATTGTGCAGTAATTATAGGAACTGCACCAGTAAATTTAGCAAAGTCACCTAAGATAAATACCCCGGTTCTCTGCTATTCAGAAAAAGAAGCAATAGAAGCCTTTGGGTATTCAGATGATTGGGCCAACTATACTCTTTGTGAAGCTATAGATGTGTTCTTCAGGCTATTCAAAGTAGGACCGGTAGTTTTTATAAATGTCTTAGACCCTGCTACTCACAAAGAAGCAGTGGCAGATACAGCTATTACATTTACTAAGAAAAAAGGAACCATCACAGATAAAGGGATCCTATTACCTAGTTTAGCTTTAAAGCAATCTGATGATACTGTGGTTCCTAAAGATAAATATACAGCGGTATTTAACGAGGATGGCTCTGTGAGCATCATAATTACAGATACTGCTTTAGCAGGGACACTTAACACAGGAAAGGTCAGCTATGACAAATTAAAACCAAGTTTAGTAACTGAAACAGATATTATCGGTGGGATTGATACAACTACTCTTGTTACTAAAGGGATATCTTTAATAAATCAAATATTCCCTAAATATAATAAAGTCCCTAATATCGGATTAGCCCCTGGATGGACAGATAAGAGTAAGGTAATGACATCCCTGGTATCAGCTATGAAAAGTATCAATGAGGTCTTTACCGGCATAGCATTAGCCGACATAGATTCAACTACTATAGATAAGTACAACAAGGTCACAGCATGGAAAAACGATAATAGTTATATTCATGAAAACTTGTATAACTTCTGGCCAATGGGATTAATAGATAAAACTCTTTATCATATTTCTACTTTAGCAGCCGCTTCTATGTATGCAGTAGATACTAAAAATGGAGATATTCCTTATGAATCACCATCAAATAAACCTCTTAATATCACAGGGATCTGTCTGAAGAATAAAACCGAAGTAGATCTTCTATTAACCCAGGCTGATTACTTAAATGATAATGGAATAGCAACTTCTATTAATTTTAATGCAGGTTGGAGACTATGGGGAAATAGAACTGGGTGTTACCCGGCTAATAGAGATATCAAAGATAATACAATCTCTTGTAAGAGAATGTTTATTTGGGATAACAATAATTTTACTCTGACTTATTGGTTAGATGTAGATAAGCCGGCAAATAATAAGCTCATGGATAAGATAGTAGACAGCTATAACGATTACTACAATGGATTGGTAACTACAGGAGCTATTTTAGGCGGAAGGATAGAGTTTAATAAGCAAGATAATCCTACTACTAAGTTAATGGATGGAAAGTATAACTTTAAAAGATATATGACACCAGTTGGAGTAGCAGAAAAGATAGAATCAGCTCTAGAGTATGATACAGAATACTTAAAGAAACTATTTGGAGGTGGTAAGTAA